A DNA window from Pontimonas salivibrio contains the following coding sequences:
- a CDS encoding carbohydrate kinase family protein, with protein MTTPWALVVGDIIDDVHVVAEGPIRQNTDTLANIQVRPGGSAANTACWLGHLGSSVNFLGRVGVDDEVRHRVEFERFGVDATLQVEPEGHTGTIIVIVQGSSRTMLSDRGANLTLDVSDIRFQDDSAPRVLHLTGYSFFHREPIDDLVNLMDRVVQRGGDVVLDASSAGFLADHGANWWWEIARHATVLRANEDEAHFLTGSTDPNEAVEGFTHHGVTGIVTLAEKGAVCATPHQSATYLPAQPLGPEGLVDPTGAGDSFSAGLISKLLLGGSLEQAVTEGLRVSALAVTQLGARPWSRQKH; from the coding sequence GTGACAACACCGTGGGCGTTAGTTGTCGGCGACATCATCGACGACGTTCACGTGGTCGCTGAAGGCCCCATCCGTCAAAACACCGACACTTTAGCCAATATTCAGGTACGACCGGGAGGCTCAGCAGCCAACACCGCATGCTGGCTGGGCCACCTTGGTTCGTCCGTGAACTTCTTGGGCCGGGTCGGTGTAGACGACGAAGTGCGCCACCGCGTCGAATTCGAACGCTTTGGCGTGGACGCCACCCTTCAGGTCGAACCCGAAGGGCACACCGGAACCATCATTGTGATTGTTCAGGGTTCATCGAGGACTATGTTGAGCGACCGGGGAGCCAACTTGACCCTCGATGTCTCTGACATCCGCTTTCAGGACGATAGTGCCCCTCGGGTGCTCCACCTCACCGGTTACAGCTTTTTCCACCGGGAGCCCATCGATGACCTCGTGAATTTGATGGACCGGGTGGTTCAGCGCGGTGGTGACGTGGTGTTGGATGCGTCATCGGCGGGTTTTTTGGCCGACCACGGTGCCAACTGGTGGTGGGAGATAGCCCGCCATGCCACGGTGTTGCGTGCCAACGAAGACGAAGCCCATTTCCTCACCGGTTCGACAGATCCGAATGAGGCGGTGGAGGGGTTCACCCACCACGGTGTGACCGGCATTGTCACGTTGGCAGAAAAAGGGGCAGTGTGTGCCACGCCTCACCAGTCGGCGACTTACCTTCCCGCCCAACCACTCGGGCCGGAAGGTCTTGTGGATCCCACCGGTGCAGGGGATTCTTTCAGTGCGGGTCTGATTTCGAAGCTTCTGCTCGGGGGTTCGCTCGAGCAGGCCGTGACTGAGGGGCTTCGAGTATCAGCGCTCGCGGTTACCCAGTTGGGGGCGCGGCCTTGGTCACGTCAAAAGCACTGA
- a CDS encoding cryptochrome/photolyase family protein: MSAPTIVWFRDDLRITDHPALNWAIERGGPIVALYLFDQESPEIRPLGSASKWWLRHSLEKLDASLRALGGSLTLRSGPARTAIPELATETSAGAVAWNRRYGPSKAIDQELKTTLRSDGIEAESFQANVLFEPWTITTKDGRPFQVFTPFWRTCLSGEPPREPLPAPTTVTSLAGVTSEHLDEWALVPTSPDWSTGLAETWQPGEAGAMARLEAFLENGLALYHRRDEPGIDATSMLSPHLRFGEISPHQVWQHTHRVTNPEARKNVDKFLSEIGWREFTINVLFQHPDLHTHNIKPAFDHFPWQWPDHAELRPWQQGLTGIPLVDAGMRQLWHTGYMHNRVRMVTASFLVKNMLVHWRLGEQWFWDTLVDADEASNPGSWQWVAGCGTDAAPYFRVFNPVVQAEKFDPDGSYRTKWLPEWGTDDYPEPILDLKESRIRALSAFDVTKAAPPTG, translated from the coding sequence GTGAGCGCGCCCACCATTGTCTGGTTTCGAGATGACTTGCGCATCACCGATCACCCTGCCCTGAACTGGGCCATTGAGCGCGGTGGGCCCATCGTCGCCCTCTACCTGTTCGACCAGGAATCACCAGAAATTCGACCCCTAGGCTCGGCAAGCAAATGGTGGTTGCGCCATTCACTGGAGAAACTTGACGCGTCGCTTCGCGCCTTAGGTGGTTCACTCACCCTTCGCTCTGGTCCAGCCCGAACAGCCATCCCTGAACTCGCCACAGAAACTTCTGCCGGGGCAGTCGCCTGGAACCGGCGTTACGGCCCGTCAAAGGCCATCGACCAAGAACTGAAAACCACCCTGCGATCCGACGGAATCGAAGCCGAAAGCTTCCAGGCCAACGTGTTATTCGAGCCGTGGACGATCACCACTAAAGACGGCCGGCCCTTCCAAGTGTTCACCCCGTTCTGGCGGACCTGCCTGTCCGGTGAGCCACCCAGGGAGCCGCTGCCCGCACCAACGACGGTGACATCGCTCGCGGGTGTGACATCAGAACACCTCGACGAGTGGGCACTTGTGCCCACCTCCCCCGACTGGTCGACCGGCCTCGCCGAGACCTGGCAACCGGGAGAAGCGGGCGCGATGGCACGGCTTGAGGCCTTTCTCGAAAACGGCCTCGCTCTCTATCACCGCCGGGATGAGCCCGGGATTGACGCCACGTCGATGCTGAGCCCCCACCTGCGCTTTGGTGAAATCAGTCCCCACCAGGTGTGGCAACACACTCACCGTGTCACCAACCCAGAAGCGCGAAAAAACGTGGACAAGTTTCTGAGCGAAATTGGTTGGCGAGAATTCACCATCAACGTGCTGTTCCAACACCCCGACCTGCACACTCACAACATCAAGCCAGCCTTTGACCATTTCCCCTGGCAGTGGCCAGACCACGCTGAGCTTCGACCCTGGCAACAAGGACTCACCGGTATCCCCCTCGTGGATGCGGGTATGCGCCAGCTCTGGCACACCGGATACATGCACAACCGAGTGCGCATGGTCACCGCATCGTTTTTGGTCAAGAACATGCTCGTGCATTGGCGGCTTGGCGAGCAGTGGTTTTGGGACACCCTGGTCGACGCCGATGAGGCCAGTAATCCTGGCAGTTGGCAGTGGGTTGCCGGCTGCGGCACCGACGCAGCGCCCTACTTCCGAGTATTCAACCCGGTGGTCCAGGCAGAGAAGTTCGACCCCGATGGTAGCTACCGCACAAAATGGCTCCCCGAATGGGGAACCGACGACTACCCAGAGCCGATCCTGGATCTCAAAGAATCGAGAATAAGAGCGCTCAGTGCTTTTGACGTGACCAAGGCCGCGCCCCCAACTGGGTAA
- a CDS encoding winged helix-turn-helix domain-containing protein, giving the protein MDSPTNRDKTARGFALYVGLDEDAAKAAGVPLADLVQLLKDRLAQSVPEAKTHATIALAPRGTPGDDLELVRLALHDPGKLQALTTRQQEEDEPDGVVIDISRKKVIIGGNLTGLTFLEFELLQFLVLREGQSVARQAIIDHLWGLESGDAPNERTIDVYVRRLRQKLEPYPDIVRTVRGQGYRFDRHADVVIVFGQGPSPDVGV; this is encoded by the coding sequence ATGGACTCGCCGACTAACAGGGACAAAACGGCCCGGGGCTTCGCGCTCTACGTGGGACTCGATGAGGACGCTGCCAAAGCAGCGGGGGTTCCTTTGGCCGACTTGGTTCAACTGCTGAAAGACCGTCTCGCCCAGAGTGTCCCCGAGGCGAAAACCCACGCAACGATTGCCTTGGCTCCACGGGGTACCCCGGGCGATGATTTGGAATTGGTGCGTTTGGCGCTGCACGATCCGGGAAAACTGCAGGCACTGACGACACGACAGCAGGAAGAAGATGAACCAGACGGCGTAGTGATTGATATTTCGCGCAAGAAGGTAATCATCGGCGGCAACCTGACCGGGCTCACTTTTCTCGAATTTGAACTTCTGCAGTTTCTGGTTCTGCGCGAGGGGCAATCGGTGGCGAGGCAGGCGATTATCGACCACTTGTGGGGTTTGGAATCAGGTGACGCCCCCAATGAGCGAACCATTGACGTCTATGTGCGCAGGCTCAGGCAGAAGTTGGAGCCCTACCCAGACATTGTGCGCACGGTACGCGGTCAGGGGTACCGATTTGATCGACACGCTGATGTTGTCATTGTCTTCGGTCAGGGCCCCTCGCCTGACGTCGGTGTCTAG
- the upp gene encoding uracil phosphoribosyltransferase — protein MRQQVSSHPLVAEKITRLRDHTTDTPEFRALTRELVTLLAYEATADIEVSEVQVDTPVASARGVEMPAPGPLIVPILRAGLGMLDGMLALLPRAEVGFLGMVRNEDTLQATTYAERLPQDLSGRTCLVLDPMLATGGSLAQANEFLFNRGARSIIAICLLAAPEGVAALEKASGDRDVTVVLGALDERLNDQGYIVPGLGDAGDRLYGLAD, from the coding sequence ATGCGCCAACAGGTCTCCAGCCACCCTCTCGTTGCAGAAAAAATCACCAGATTACGAGATCACACCACGGATACTCCGGAGTTTCGGGCGCTCACCAGAGAGTTGGTGACACTGCTGGCCTATGAGGCCACGGCGGACATCGAGGTGTCGGAGGTCCAGGTGGACACTCCTGTTGCGAGTGCTCGTGGTGTGGAAATGCCCGCGCCCGGTCCGCTCATTGTGCCAATCCTTCGCGCCGGTTTGGGCATGTTGGATGGAATGCTCGCTCTCCTCCCTCGCGCTGAGGTCGGTTTCTTGGGAATGGTGCGAAACGAGGACACCCTGCAGGCCACTACCTACGCGGAGCGGTTACCTCAAGATCTTTCGGGACGCACGTGCCTGGTGCTGGATCCGATGTTGGCCACTGGGGGCTCTTTGGCCCAGGCCAACGAGTTCCTCTTCAACCGGGGTGCGCGTTCGATTATTGCCATTTGCTTGCTGGCCGCCCCTGAGGGGGTTGCGGCGTTGGAAAAAGCCAGCGGCGATCGCGATGTCACAGTAGTGCTGGGCGCACTGGATGAACGACTAAACGACCAGGGCTACATTGTCCCCGGGTTGGGTGACGCGGGAGATCGTCTCTATGGACTCGCCGACTAA
- the tadA gene encoding tRNA adenosine(34) deaminase TadA, with translation MTPSEPGKTHAPPRPSREQMEQWMRLALDNARAALEHNDVPVGAVVIDETGQVIAEGHNTREAEHDPTGHAEIVALRQAGHTVGSARLDGFTIVVTLEPCVMCAGAITQAGIHRVIYGAADPKAGAAGGGPHDLVRDRALPHRVDEVIGGVLADEAATLLVDFFGPLRG, from the coding sequence ATGACCCCCTCGGAGCCCGGAAAAACTCACGCACCCCCTCGGCCCAGCCGTGAACAAATGGAGCAGTGGATGAGGTTGGCCCTGGACAACGCGCGTGCTGCCCTCGAGCACAATGATGTACCGGTAGGGGCTGTAGTCATTGATGAGACCGGGCAGGTCATCGCTGAGGGACACAACACTCGGGAGGCCGAGCACGACCCTACCGGCCACGCAGAAATTGTGGCGCTTCGGCAAGCCGGCCACACAGTGGGCAGTGCTCGACTCGATGGTTTCACGATCGTTGTCACTCTGGAGCCCTGCGTGATGTGTGCTGGGGCAATCACTCAAGCTGGCATCCATCGAGTGATCTACGGCGCTGCGGATCCCAAAGCGGGAGCCGCAGGTGGTGGCCCCCACGACCTCGTTCGCGACCGAGCGTTACCCCACCGGGTTGATGAAGTCATTGGTGGTGTCCTAGCCGACGAAGCGGCCACGCTCTTGGTGGACTTTTTTGGACCGTTGAGGGGATAA
- the proC gene encoding pyrroline-5-carboxylate reductase: MNATLPRIALLGTGKMVGAILDGLLQPDVTFVSLRATTHSVASAQKLAARGVEAKSLEADPGANTWAVEGADIVILGVKPYAIIDVARSVAPALSPHAVVVSVAAGITTAQIKSVVKVPVVRAMPNTPSQIRQGVTGIAGGSRSTTEHLAMVETLFSLVGDVVVVEETQINTLSALSGSGPAYLFYIAEKLIDVAQQRGFSEEQANTMVKGTLLGAATLLDHSASTPTELRKAVTSPGGTTEQAIAVLEAHDLGAVWAEAIDRAVARAEEMAATR; this comes from the coding sequence ATGAACGCTACCCTGCCTCGCATTGCTCTGCTCGGAACCGGAAAAATGGTCGGAGCAATACTCGACGGGCTCCTCCAACCCGATGTGACATTCGTGTCCCTTAGGGCCACCACACACAGTGTGGCCTCAGCCCAGAAACTGGCTGCCCGAGGTGTGGAAGCCAAAAGCTTAGAAGCGGACCCTGGGGCGAATACCTGGGCGGTAGAAGGCGCTGACATTGTCATCCTGGGCGTGAAGCCCTACGCCATCATTGACGTCGCGCGCTCGGTGGCGCCCGCACTATCCCCGCACGCTGTCGTCGTGAGTGTGGCGGCGGGTATCACGACTGCTCAGATCAAATCAGTCGTCAAAGTGCCTGTCGTACGTGCCATGCCCAACACCCCTTCACAAATACGCCAGGGTGTCACCGGTATCGCTGGTGGGTCCCGCTCCACTACCGAACACCTCGCAATGGTCGAGACACTGTTTTCGCTGGTGGGTGATGTCGTCGTCGTCGAGGAAACCCAAATCAACACCTTGAGCGCCCTGTCCGGATCAGGCCCCGCCTACCTCTTTTACATTGCCGAGAAACTCATCGACGTCGCGCAGCAGCGCGGCTTTAGCGAAGAACAGGCGAACACAATGGTGAAGGGCACCCTTTTGGGTGCGGCGACGCTGTTGGACCACTCCGCCTCGACACCAACAGAATTACGCAAAGCCGTGACCAGCCCCGGGGGAACCACGGAGCAGGCGATTGCGGTGTTGGAAGCCCACGACCTTGGTGCTGTGTGGGCAGAAGCAATCGACCGCGCGGTCGCAAGAGCAGAAGAGATGGCTGCAACACGCTAA
- a CDS encoding potassium channel family protein — protein sequence MVEKIAHDAPVLVLGLGRFGAATAGELDKLGRDVLAVDADPLLVQKWADRVRHTAVLDARDMNALQQIGAADFSVAIVAVGSSIEASVLITTNLVDLKVPQIWAKAISEAHGKILTRIGAHRVIYPEREAGERVAHLVSGRMIDFIRFDDDFALVKMYPPKPIRGKTLTESGVRTKYNITVVGVKSPGKPFTYATENTVVTNHDLIIVSGSNEDIERFAALEG from the coding sequence TTGGTTGAGAAAATTGCGCACGATGCCCCAGTCCTTGTCCTCGGCTTAGGGCGCTTCGGGGCCGCCACCGCAGGTGAGCTCGACAAGCTGGGTCGTGATGTCTTGGCGGTCGACGCCGACCCTCTGCTTGTGCAGAAATGGGCTGACCGGGTACGCCACACCGCGGTGTTAGACGCAAGGGATATGAATGCTCTGCAGCAGATTGGCGCAGCAGACTTTTCGGTTGCCATCGTCGCGGTCGGCTCGTCTATTGAAGCCAGTGTGCTGATCACGACCAATCTGGTGGATTTGAAGGTCCCCCAGATTTGGGCCAAAGCGATCTCAGAAGCGCACGGCAAAATCCTCACCCGAATCGGCGCCCACCGGGTGATTTATCCTGAGCGCGAAGCCGGCGAGCGCGTTGCCCACCTCGTGTCGGGGCGGATGATCGACTTCATTCGCTTCGATGATGACTTTGCGCTGGTGAAGATGTATCCGCCGAAGCCCATCCGTGGCAAGACTCTCACCGAATCCGGTGTGCGAACCAAGTACAACATCACCGTCGTGGGTGTGAAATCTCCAGGGAAACCTTTCACCTACGCCACGGAAAATACCGTGGTGACAAACCACGACCTCATCATCGTCTCGGGGTCTAACGAAGACATCGAACGCTTCGCCGCACTGGAGGGTTAA
- a CDS encoding TrkH family potassium uptake protein — MARRRGLFSRQKSRSSTLRSASALPYGLHPRPGALGLFDRVRSVLGNSAATLTIAVFLVLSLITTSLLMLPVASATAEATPMADAFFTAVSGIAVTGLTTVNMATHWSPFGHTVVFFALQIGGIGVMTLATLLAILASRRLGLGARKVMASDVDPSRLHERQEMNAHGMNLGDVKGLIGTVVISVFAIELVLAAIIIPRLWQSGLDAVTALWQGGYLAASAFTNTGFVPLVEGLSAYQNDPVIVMTVGVGVFLGSLGFPVIFALSRALWIARKRRKRSTLAHARIGLHAKLTLVTTTILLVVGALAIGLLEWGNDKTLGGQDMWVRPMTAVFTSMMARSGGFNTVPTEDMSGATHLVLDMLMFVGGGSASTAGGIKVTTLAILFIAAYAEARGDQDLSVYERRIPSDTVRLAVSVTLWGSSIVALSTIAILQITNEPLDKVLFDVISAFATCGLSAGLTSNDLEEEAKYVLAITMLLGRVGTVTLATALSGTHRQTVYRRAAERPIVG, encoded by the coding sequence ATGGCCCGACGGCGAGGTCTCTTCTCGCGCCAAAAGTCACGCAGTTCGACACTGCGCTCTGCTTCGGCTCTGCCATACGGTCTCCACCCGCGGCCAGGTGCTCTCGGATTGTTTGATCGTGTGCGCTCGGTGTTGGGCAACTCAGCCGCAACGCTCACCATTGCCGTGTTTCTTGTCCTCAGTCTGATTACCACCAGCCTGTTGATGCTGCCGGTGGCGTCCGCCACCGCGGAGGCCACGCCAATGGCTGATGCATTTTTCACCGCGGTGTCGGGTATTGCTGTGACCGGCCTCACTACGGTAAACATGGCGACCCACTGGTCACCTTTTGGGCACACCGTCGTCTTTTTCGCCCTCCAAATTGGGGGCATCGGTGTGATGACCCTTGCCACCCTGCTGGCGATTTTGGCTTCCAGACGACTCGGCCTGGGCGCCCGAAAAGTGATGGCCAGCGATGTGGACCCGTCACGTTTGCACGAACGCCAAGAAATGAACGCGCACGGAATGAATTTGGGCGATGTGAAGGGCCTAATCGGCACTGTGGTGATCAGTGTGTTCGCGATTGAACTCGTACTGGCTGCCATCATCATCCCCCGCCTCTGGCAGTCCGGATTAGACGCCGTGACGGCCCTGTGGCAGGGCGGCTACCTCGCCGCATCGGCGTTCACTAATACCGGTTTCGTGCCCCTGGTGGAAGGTCTTAGTGCCTACCAAAATGACCCGGTCATTGTGATGACCGTAGGGGTGGGGGTGTTCTTGGGCAGCCTTGGCTTCCCCGTGATTTTTGCCCTTTCGCGCGCGCTGTGGATTGCCAGGAAACGTCGTAAACGCTCCACGCTTGCCCACGCCCGGATCGGACTTCACGCCAAGCTGACTTTGGTCACGACCACGATTTTGCTTGTCGTGGGTGCTCTCGCGATTGGCCTACTGGAGTGGGGCAACGACAAGACCCTGGGCGGCCAAGACATGTGGGTGCGGCCGATGACGGCGGTGTTCACCTCAATGATGGCGCGCTCTGGCGGTTTCAACACGGTCCCCACGGAAGACATGAGTGGGGCAACCCACCTAGTACTCGACATGTTGATGTTTGTCGGTGGGGGCTCTGCGTCGACAGCCGGCGGAATCAAAGTGACCACTCTGGCGATTTTGTTTATCGCTGCCTACGCCGAAGCCAGGGGTGACCAAGACCTGAGCGTCTACGAGCGCCGCATTCCTTCCGACACCGTGCGCCTCGCGGTGAGTGTCACACTGTGGGGCTCAAGCATTGTGGCGCTGTCGACAATCGCAATTTTGCAGATCACGAACGAGCCCCTGGATAAGGTCCTCTTCGACGTGATTTCCGCTTTTGCGACGTGCGGTTTGAGTGCCGGTTTGACATCAAATGACCTGGAAGAAGAAGCCAAGTATGTCTTGGCCATCACTATGCTGCTGGGCCGAGTTGGTACAGTAACCCTCGCAACAGCCCTCTCGGGAACTCACCGTCAGACGGTGTACCGGCGAGCGGCGGAAAGGCCAATCGTTGGTTGA